The genomic region CAAACACTACAGCCACGAAAGCTACAACATTTTAGATCATTTAATCATTATTTTGCCTGTATTCTTGTATCCATTAAGAGTATGTAATTATTTACACGACAAATCTCCTGAAGTCAGATCTACAAATGTTTCCCTGATTATTTCTGTAAGTGACAGGTCCAGTCTCCCTCTGTGTTTCTCCATCCTCACCATAACTACACATTCACTACAGACATTTGACCTGCTCccataggaggatgggaggacatctgatacacagggatacagaaggaggatgggagggcatctgacattatttgtttgtttttttttcttttccagtaGTGTACCCTGTATCGATCGTCAGCATGGGGGAGGTGGAGCTGTCCTGTCAAGCCTATGTAAAGATGTACCTTCACGCTGCGCTGTTTCCTCGCTGCAGCGTAAACGGCCTGCTGCTCTCCTCTAgctccacagggggcgctgtctgtATCACAGATTGTGTGCCGCTCCTGCACTCACACCTGTCTCTGGCCCCCATTACCCAGCTCGCCCTCACACAGGTACAGTGAACACAAtagccctctgcatttgactcatccttcagtgtctcaggATTAAACCTGTCGAGAGTAGACCCAGGGTCCTGGTCAGGagcagggctgcaagattaactgcaatcaaatcaaaatatgaatagATGCAATTAGTGTTGCCGAATGACTTGTAGTAGACAGAGTTTTGAAGAAAAGAGGTGTGACGCTGGAGTTCTAATGcaagagaagtttatttacatcaGCACAGGACCCAGGTTccggagacatgaaccctcaacaCATGATAGAGCTGTCGAGTCTAGTGCAGCctagtctggctatgcttccattgtagggagtattatgccTCTGGTCAAGATAACAAGGATTGAGCTGGCAGTGAGAGCAAAGGCTGcatgttttgaaaaaaacattttctccacaaacaaaatctgCCCGAGTACTGAACTGGATGATCCTCCAGACCTGAGCCAGGATCCTGGACAGGAAGATCATGCTGAATGATTAGGTTAAAGTGAACACTTTGGATTAATGGGGGGAAACAGAGtcactccacagagacacaggatagaacatgcaaattccacacagaaagaccccACATGGGCTGGGAATTGTAAAGCTTCTAATATTTTTTTACCCCTAATGTTGCATTTTTAGTCACatactattttttttagaataagttttattgccaattattattgttaatgaACAAACCAAGAACAATAATACTGATACTTTACATTGAGGGTGTTctgtatgtatgtctatggtggaacgtacaacagttaccatggagacacaatgcacacattaacgagcactgccaaaaaagtctgaaaatggTCAGAAAACTTGAGAATAATACATAATTGATTTAAAAAGCAAATGttcagaagcctgtgatcagtaTGAGAGTTCATGGTCCTTTTTTAGGAGATTAAAGCAAAAATGGTGAAAGTGACTCTTTGGAAGACTGTTGGCAAATATTAGcaagcacaaatcagctcaccttttTTAGTTCCAGCTAAACCcactctttctggtcagattgtgttaaaataaaacacacattaagTCTAACAAGTCTCACAAAAGTAAACGAGAGCTCGCTGGAACACCACAATAAACTTCTGGGtcactactggtaaatacaCCACTCTATAGTGTCAACATTAGTGACGACATCTGAATGAATGCTAAGGCTGGTATCTAGCATCTTTAAATCTCTGATCATTCTTtgatgtgtgatgtcacaacCCTGAGCTCTATACCAAATATACAGTGAGGGCAAAACAACAGAGCTAGTAGGTTAAGTGGGTTGCTTGCACTGATTTAGTTTCTAGCATTCTTCCTTGTTCTGTATCGCACCATATCTCTAAAGCACTTCTGTGGTTTCTAATTTAGCAATCAGCTAATCCTTAAACGCACAGACTCCATCTCTGCCTTGAAAGAAGAAGCTGAATGACTCAGATATTAGACCAAAATGAGACCAGAAACACGCACTACTGAGGATAGCTAGAACTCTATATGATAATGGTTAGTTAGATAACTTCTGTCTATCTGGACTAGACTAACTAACATGTAGCTCATGGTAATCTGTGGCTGTCTGAAGCTATAAACAAgtctaaaatgttatatttttgtactgTTCTGTTTTCTTTTCTAGTGTAAGTTGAGGTAAGGCTAGTGGGTGACAAATTAGCTTTTTAAAGCTACTTAACATGTAAACCTAAACCTTAGCCATTTTCCCCACCTTAGCATAAAGATGAGGAAACTTAAtcaaaccctaaccttaaccatatcCCGTTTACTAACTTAAAAATAACTCTTCCTAAACTTCATCACTTCGAATGACCGATTATAACAGACTGTCCCTTCCTCCTGACTGGACATTTGACTCTATGCTCCCAAGGACCTCTTAGCTGCCCAAAAAACTGCCTGAAATAAATACTAGTGAATTTGTAACTTGTActcagtgtttttgttgaaaaagcttttttttttccataaatattgcCCATCAGGATGTCTTCAGATGGCATGACTTAAGCTTCCTATGAAAGATTGTAAAAACATCCCATATTCACAGAGCTTTTGCAGTCCTAATGGCAAGCTTTTCTGATTCAATCTACAAATGCAAAACAAGGACTTGGATGACACCTGGTGGCAAAGGTACAGATTTCAATTCCATTTTGAAGGTTATTAGGTCAATTTtgttaaacctggactagaatgACCCTCCAGTAATTACTCCTGATCAAATCCTACCTCATAATCTGGAAATGGCTCCCCGGGCAGAGCCCTGCAGGTTGATCCAGAGACAATGAAGGACggttcaaatgcagaggacatatttCACTACAGGGACAATCAAGTTCAAACTAATTCAACAAATAACTGCTTTGCTCAaagcaacagcaacaaaaagCTTTGGAGAGAGTTAATGATAAAACTaccatttaacttatttttgacAAACTTTACTCCTGTGTTTAGGTCGACGTTTGGTGTTCACAGACGCAGCAAAGGATTGTGGGATATTATCAAGCCAATGCTTGCGTTTCCGACAGCAGGTATTAATTATACCATTAATTATACCACTACAACTTCTACTAATTTTTCCTCAGGTATGACAGTGTAAAAAATGATTTCAAATAATCGTGATTTCAATTATGgcttaaataatcatcatgataGAGATTTAAAGCCccatgtgtaactttttagccaaaaatagactaaaatatgagcatgttctttttcatttgtgatgtttttactgctctgaaaaatgtagtaaaaaccTGTGTCCttattgtgagcgggcttgcatatCCACGAACCTCTTACTTGCTTGTCATCATGGAAATTTTCTTCGTTTGTCTATAAAATTCCATTATATATATGGATTTAACTTTctctttccatggaatcattcaaacgtgacatgccacctccagaaagttccagttttgctttaaaatgtgtaatactgAAGTTTCCAAACAaagatggaaataaatcataatatatTGCCTTTAATgtatgtcttttatttattagttaaaACTTGTTTCTTTCTTCCACAGCCCAACTCCATGTGCTCTGAAGATCGCAGATAAAATAGCTGAACAGTTTGACGGCGCAGTTTTGTTAATGGTGAGTTCATTCTATAGAGGTAATGCACTgacatgattttatttgaaaagcGCCCCTCCTCATTCTGACCAGGGCAGAACTATGAGCAGCTCAACACACTACATGtgtttatctgatttttattgcCTCATTTTTGCCCATGGAGCTATTCTTTTTTAGCTCAAATTATCTTTATACGGTAAAATGGAAAGTGACAGTAGCTCCTCTGTTGTTTTGACTGTGCAGAgtgtagttagtagtagttggCGTGTTAGCTAATGACAGGAGGAGATAAATGTTACTTCAACTCACCCACAACAATGAATTTCCTCAACACACGACTCGGAGACATGTGATTTAAAGAGAGAAACGTACAATTCATCTGCGTCTGACCCAAGTCTGTatcagtgtgagtgtgtctgcagtgtccctgtGGTCTCACTCTTCTCTGGTTTTCTTCTGGTGATTTGATTGTCTTGTTTTAGAgtcaggtacaaactaaatattgatcAAAGTTGGAGACTTGTATATTTGTTCTTAAActgtagcagctctttcacattttagtgtGTGGAGCATTTACAGAAGAATTACTCACCATTTACTCTCAGATAATGTTGCCACTGATTCTgaatattttgaatgttttgatgtcatctgcataacctctataaCCTACTGAACCTACTGTCGTATGAATAAATGTACATGTAAATATGCAGTAGATCagtcgactactaaaataatcagttGCAGCTCTAATGGTCATTTCTTTTGTACACTGAGActtttttaatacagttttaacCAAATAGAGGTGGAAATATGGAgactgaaggcttctagatggagattatttacaaataaagtgtattatCAATGAAAAGCAGAAAATGTTTACTCTTTTCTATACAATAATGCCACAGCCTTTGTTATAAAAGGTGTTTTCATGTCTGTTTAGTCCAGAGAACGATTATGATTATCAAAGTATGACCAGGATTGTGTTACAGTCGACTAGTCACGATTAGTCAATTAACCCTAGAACAGTGCCTCTCAAACTTtacacaccaagtaccaccaaagaaaagatttggctttccaagtaccaccagagctaaaccaggtctataacaggactattccaggtccagtctaggaataaaccaggtctaaaagtggactacattaATTCCACTGTAGTTTTAGACAAGAAATGATTCAGAGGAGGATAAAAGTAGATAAAATGAAGTGTAAATGAGTCAAACCCATGAGTCAAACTTTAGAGCTTGTCCCAGtgccacctgaaggagctcacTGCAGTTGAGAAACACTGCTCTTGTATGTTCAtagtcaatcaatcaaactttatttctatagcaccttccaacaaccaaagccgaccgaagtgctgtacaacattaaaaacaagataaaaaacaataaacgtcatacaaataggtcaacaaagcacattacaccattaaaataaacaaagtgtCACAAGGCTATTAAGTGTTaaaagccattctaaataaGTAGGTTTTAAGTTTGGCTTTGAACAAAGGAAGGTCAGCGATGGAACGTAACTCAATGGGCAAagagttccagagttttggaccgGCCACTGCAAAAGAACGATCGCCCCACTGTTTGCACCGGGACCGGGGGACCTCCGGTGAAGGTTGCCCGCCAGATCGTAGAGCTCTGCTGGGTTGGTGAGGGGTCAAAATCTCACACAGGTAGGAAGGTGCAAGACCATtgagtgcattaaaaacaaacgtcacaattttaaaatgaattctgaactggacagggagccagtgcaaggAGTACAGGACATAGTGTAATTGATGGTGAAGTAGATGTTTTCATTTAGTAAATACTTCTCTTTTCTGGTCCGTAGCTCGATGGCAGTAAAATGTCTGCAGATTACAGGGTTCCTCCCATCGTCATGTATGAACGCAAGGATTCAAGATGGACGCTCAAAGATAAGCACACGTAAGATACAACTCTGCTccttttctgctcctctggctctgctcattATCATTTCTCCAACTACACCACACCATTTGCAGATTCACtagagacatttgacctgccTCCATCTCATTCTAACACTACAGGGATAcagaaggatgggagggcatctgacacatttgACTTGCTTTCAGGATAATGATGCGCCAATGGGAGGAGACCAGGGCTGTTGCATCTCAGCTATTGGACACCGGTGATCACATGACCCTCGTGGATTTCGACTCGCACctcgatgacatcaccagggactggaccaatCAGAAACTGAACCACAAAATCAGTGAGCTCTCGTGTCCCGCCAATGGCACCATCTGAAGAACCGAGGTTTAGAAGGAATTTCACACACCCACAAAGCATCTTCTATCACATCtgtccatgagtttcagaatcataaaaccacagactgtatatataaatggacacatagCTAACACAGTAGGAAGTGGTCACGGGTGCTGTtccggctccagttcactttacattgaaaaatcatCACCCCTCTTTGTAACTGCTTCTGTTATTGtcacttaaaatatttgtattaaggctctacatgatcctggtgttgtCATTTCGCTGTTTTgttcctaaatcaagatatgaacattaataacagaacaaTGAGCTGCCCTCTTTCACTAAAGTTTCTTCTGCTACCATTAGCACTCTGGCTcattagttgctatgatactcgcggtcacagttccaaatatggaactctgctctgtccaaacgaagctcatcgagactagcagttatgggggtgaatttggagccaacgCTGTGGgtggacgtcacactcacttagtccacgtctttgaCAACAGTCCTAATATTTTgcccatagactgcatatagtgatgaacaaaatatacatttaattagtagtggtagttttaaaataatgagTACAATTTTGTAATATGTGTGCCATTAAAATAGTGATGAAATAATTAAGAAGCTGTCACTAAAAAAATCATGACATTGGGTCCTCAATGTAACCTTAGTCTTTAAAAGCAAACCCACTGTAACAAATGACTTCATAATGAAGACAATAATGTTTCAAGATTTCTATTTACCTTGACCTTTGAACGCAGATGCTAAGAGCATTAATAAAGCCTTTTCTGTAGTGACCCACATTTGTTAGGGTTGTAAAaggtatcaaaaatctgatactaatcgataataaaactagtatcaaaactagatgctcatttcAGCCtgtattgatactaaagaaatgaacctttcctgaataagtTTATAATGATgacacagactagtacacacccgtggatcactatgaacctactgcacactgagggagtacacacatgggaagagaaaagagtcctaccatttaatgtggaaaatcacattctgttgtctaaataaagagtgttattatcatcatggtatcaaaattggtattgcGTGTTGAGTCTATTCCCAAGCATCGAACTTGAGTTTCAAATTTTAGCATTGTAACAACACTACTGGTTGTTCAAATATAGTTTCTTTCCCTCGCTCTACATCTCCACCAGAGAGCATTGTTCTGTCCACAAATGCTAAgaccttttattatttaataaaatatttaaatgattaACAACaaactgtattgtattgttttctgCCTCTTTACCtgagaaatcaggactaaaccaggactaaactgggaactacctctaacctaggactaaagcaggtctaacccaggaactatgccttaaccaggactaatccaggattaATCCAggaagcaagactaaaccaggatttgcCCAGGATTGACCCAACTACTACCCAACTACTACAAAACTAGACCTTAACCAAGACTAATCCagaaaccaagactgaactatgccagaacgaggactaaaccaggtctaacccatgACCACCAGAAATGAAATTTAACTCATTGTTACCCAGGTGTAAGCTTGAAACCAGCTTGAAACCAGGTCTGACTCAGGAACTAGATCAGTTGATGTCTCACGCAAAGTATCTTAAAATGgtggattattttatttaaaaaaaaaaaagttatccCAAAAATGATATGAGACTTTAAATTGGATTAAATAAAGAGacgaccaaaaaaacaaacacttgtaCAGAGAATTATATTTAAGGTCATAATTTGTAACATTTAAATACACAGGTTTTATATGTAGTGCTTCCTGTCACCAACATAGTATTCTGTTTCTATGACAACAATAACACATATTTAAggttaaaaagtgaaaagtgctACATCTAAGTGCGTACAGTGGACTTTTCTACCAAACATGAACAGCTGTTCAGGGAATCTGGAATGGGGCTGGGGCAGAGGACTTATCACCAGTGATTTCACTGTTAATGCTCAAGTTTTCACACttaaatcttaaaacttttagGTCTACACTGTGTCACCATAATAACGGCTGAAAATTCTACTATACATGTAGGACACCCCCAGTGCGATGTCACTGCAAGGTATCGATTTGAGCAAAGCAACAGTCACTGTTGTGGCTCATGATTCATgtaaacttatatatatatatatatatacttatttaTAGTTCAACATGTAACTTTTATACTGAGGGGTCTGTTACTAGCGTGTCCCCATAGAGAGGTTCTTACGTTTACTGAAacatcttgcattatttaattacagatgttactttatggtaaaaaaaaaaactaactttgTCTTGTGCTATCACCTACTTGTCTTAAtagaaatagatacatttaaagtcatactgttgaacattgcAGGCATAACAATAAAAGCTCCATGGAGGTTTCAACAGCGGGACACAAAAATGTTTTGGGCAACAGTGGACAACAGTGTCCAGACCACTGTCAAAACGTTCTCTTCACTAAATCACTCCTGGACGAGTGAGGAATGACAACGTCTCaagctccatggagaaaagttacatagagcacctatgggactaaagtgggactagaACCGGACCAAACCAGGTGTGCATCAGGACTAAAGACTGGTTTATGGTAGACCTGAACCAGACGAGCTGCGGAGCTAAGCAGGGTCCACAAAATAAACtactgtgagctttaagtcatgtacgctgtgacctcctcaaaaacagacctggagttgtgttcctttcattcacacatgtttgagtcacactttattagtctgtctatatctccaaagctcaaaatgctctgttccaccttgtgatgtcattgtttattattgtattgtattgtagttttcaagttaatagctacctatgcagggtttgtgtgttaagcgtgtgaatgaaacaaaacacaactcgaggtgTGCGATggtgaaacattataacatagatcagaaaatattgtaatatgggccctttaaatcgtACAGATTTTGTTAATAGGACAATACATCCTTGCTCCAAGATGTTGACATGTAGTAACTTTTCAACTGGGGTGCACGTACAAGAGTGTCCAGGAGCTGTGCAGCACATCCGTGCAGATTTTAAGCTGGACTATAAACCTCAAAAGCTGCTGTGAATGCAGCCCGAAAGAGGAACCTACACAAGTTCATACTTCACAATGGTCAAAGAACTATCACCGACAAGTCAGAAATATTTCACCCCATCCCACCCTCCTCAGTCTGTGGTTCCAGATTTActgtggtcctggttcagtcctggtctactcctggtctagtccacgGGCTCCAGGTCTAGAGTGATCTCTCTCATGGGACTCTGATCGGCCAGAGTCTGTAAGAAGTTTATGGAGCGGACGATGGACTCAAAGTTCTCCACCTGCTGCTCTGCCCACGGCAACCCGATCTGAGGAGTGGAGGAAGTATTATTTATAGTACAAATACAACCAGGGCTATACATCAAGtactacaacaactgctactAATATTACTGGTTTTGCAACCcaaggagtagcagtagtagtagtagtagtagttgtagcagtcaCAATATTAGCaatactagtagtaatagtggtagtagtagtattaacagtagtagtagtagtacctgtactATGATGAGTTTCTTGCTTGTGTCCTCGGCCTCGCTGAGCTCTTCTCCAAAACACAGAGTGAAGCTGCACTGAGGTCGCTCTCCTCCGTTTGCACAGAACAGCTCCAGctctgaacacacaaacacgttTAGTTTAGGGACTTTATAACATGGTCTCAaatctgtgtcagatgccctccctgtgtgtcagatgccctcccggtgtgtcagatgccttccctgtgtctccatggggtcttattctgtgtaaaaatagctaaccctgtagtttagacctctgcaaacatgttctgaaattcccTTCTGTGTCACATGCCCTCCCTGGTTTATTGATTGGTTTAGTcattggtttattcctggtttatttctggtttagcaCCTGTATTCATTCTTGGTTTAATCAAACTTTACTCCCTGTTTTACTCaccttttagtccagttttagtccagttttagtccagatttGGTCCAGATTTAGTCACTCTTTAGTCACGTTGCTTTAGCCCCACTTTCCCTGTGCTTGCACTCACGTTGTTTGAATGTTTCTTTGCAGAAGAGCAGCACTGGCTCTGTGTTCCTCTCCATCTTATGTAGGCCTTGCTCTGAGTGTGGCCCGGTCCAGAACACCCGTCCCTGGCAGAACCTCTTGCCGTAGACCCCTCTCTTGGTGGAGGTCAGCAGGATGCCTTTCTCCATAAAGGGGAGGAGTGTGTGCAGCGCAGCTAGCTCCTCCCCGTGCCCCAGAGACAACCCTGGATCTGGCAGGGGCACACGGGGAAACTGTGCCCCCTGTGGGACCGAAGAGGGAGGGCAGAGCGGAGAGCGCAGGTACTGGATTCGAACATCCGAACTACAGACCTGCTGTCGAACCACCTCCTGTCCCAAATACTGCACCACCACACGGAAAGAGTCTGTGCCtgggaaaaaggagagagacactgggtttagactggggtTTGGACCGGAgcttagaccaggtttagaccgggtttagaccgggtttagacctggttcagtcctggtttagttctgttttagttctgcaGGAAGTGGAAACAATACAGAGgtggtcctagtttagacctggtttagtcaaattTTAAAGCTCCTCAAATGAAATAACACCTTTATAGTTGCTGAACAGCCTGTGCTTTGTTGTTACCTGTTTGAGCAGATGGGACAGTCTCCTCGATCCGGACATCCAGTGTGATCTCATCCATCTCTGAACCACAGAAGGAAAAGTGTGAATGGATTTATGGAAGTACAAGTTTccataaacatatttattatttaatattttatgtttgaaTATTGGTGGAGTGTAACAGACCTTCAGATGGTCTGGGGATGTGGTTGGTCACTGTCTCTTCGCTCTCAACTGGAATCTCACTTGGTAAAAAGACTTCAGTAAACTAgagaaacaaatcacaacatgcattattatttatcacattagtccagatttagacctggttaaaatcctggttcagtcctggtctagtcctggtctagccctcgTTTGgacctggtctagttctggttcagtcctggctcagtcctggttcagtcctggtctattcctcGTTTggacttggtctagtcctggttcagacctggagGCTGGTCTCTGGACTGCACTCTTCAGTTTTGATGTGTTTAAGCTCAGGTTCACTTTGGTCTGCGCTCCTTCGTTTCTGTTTTCGTCCGCTCCTCTCACGAATCTTCTTTTCAGGAGGCGTCAAACCtgagaaataaacacaaaaattaagattaaataaatgtatctataaaaAATCTCCAAAAGTCAATTCCACCAAGGTCCATTCTCCTGCTGTATTTCTCCAACCACAGCATCTGCAAAATGAATATTtgatctgctcctgtctcagaCTAACACTGCATGGACACAacaggatgggagggcatctgacacacagggatacagcaggatgggagggcatctgacacacagggatacagcaggatgggagggcatctgacacaattaGTTAGAAATGAGTTATGAAACCATAAGTACTGCAGTCATATGGCACTACTGCTCTGATGTTTATTATCCAGACTGGGAGAGCATTTCTTAAAGGCTTTTACTGAGCTTTTTTCTGTTcttctgtttcctcatcacaaacacacttcCTCTCACGCCACAGGCTCGACTAACAGAGTTTAAGTCGTGACTCAGAGGAGCGGAGTTTGATCCCTAACAGTTTGTTCACTTTGAGTTCAATGGATCACAGAAAAAAGgattcaccatggcaacggtaAACCACAGGAGGCATCCATCTTAGTGACAGGGGTCATGTGAggttaaataaagtttgatattAAAATGGGATGTTAAGTAATACCTTAATGAATAATTAGTATGatgcattaaaacacaaatgtttttagaCTTTTGTAGCTCATAAAGTACTAATACAACACCATCATTTTGTACATACAGGTCTGATATATATGAGAGCATTTGGAGCAGAAACATCAACTGTACTTTTATACGTggaattaaatacatttattaaatgaATATTAAGGCAACACTTCACATCCATTTGCCTGACACCAGCTGATAAACTCCACCTGAGATGTGCTATattccatctatccatccatccatccattttcttccgcttatccggggccgggtcgcgggggcagcagtctaagcagggactcccagacttccctcaccccggacacgtcctccagcgggaccccaaggcgttcccaggccagccgagagacatagtccctccagcgtgtcctgggtcttccccggggcctcctcccggtgggacatgcccagaacacctccctagggaggcgtccagggggcatcctgagcagatgcctgagccacctcaactggttcctctcaatggTGTGCTATATTATAAATTACAAAttgaaagaaaatgtataaaactggaaaaataaatcctcatCATTAAACATTGTTTTAACCATTCCTCTTCTGACAATGAGGAAgggaactgtccaatcagagctctccttcaggagCAGACTCTGTTAAATCAGGGTTAGAAGaacctgctctggaccaggtTCACAGAGGGAGTTACCACAGTGAATCAAAGAGAGAGTGAACATAAACCCTGAGCTGACCTCTTTTCAGGGTTAAAGTCTGACTTTGGACTAAACCTGTGAAATAGGaccctggagttatgttttgtttcattcacacatgtttaacatgttcttctctcaaacagaaaacactctgttccaccttgtgatgtcatcatgtggtgatacaggaagtgctccactgtgtttttgaactccattcactagaatcatttggatgatttcagctctggaattgctaatctctactgaataaaagataaaaggagctgttaaaattaccacttcatgacatcacaaggtgaaacagagcattttgacctttggagatgtagacacgcTAATAATAAAATTTTACTCAAAACGTGTGAAGAGTCAAGAGTCAGTTTGATGTAATGTAGGGCCTGGTGAATATTAGGTGCACTTCATGAACTagtttgtggtttgtgttttccacttctcttttttcatttaccacaaaataaaagtacattttgaaacattttattctCACAAGACCACACCCAAAAATAAACCTATGTACTTTCCACAGTCGTGCTTCCTTTAGCCTTTAGACAAGACACTGGTAAAGATGATTTTCTGAGCTTCTCTTATTTATTGGTAGAATCATAAAAGACCCAGTCCCGTGTACAAATCACTCATGTCTATAAGCCCCCGTTATCTCTGCAGGTCTgcttaagacctggtttagttctggtttagtcccggtttaaaggactgaaacaggactaaacccggactaaaccaagacaggaCCGACCCAGGATTAACTCAGGACTACATGTACGGGTGCCTGGAGGGCCATACTCACTCTGCTCGTTGACAGGCACCAGTCTGTAGACTTTGTACGGTTCGGAGATGTCCAGCTGAGCACGTTCATTCACTTCACTGAACTCTGGACTTTTGTTTAAGGCGCAGCGCAGACGCGTTTTCCACGACGCCGGATTATTCAGCTCCTCATCTGTCAGTTTGCCTTTGT from Periophthalmus magnuspinnatus isolate fPerMag1 chromosome 20, fPerMag1.2.pri, whole genome shotgun sequence harbors:
- the emc9 gene encoding ER membrane protein complex subunit 9, whose translation is MGEVELSCQAYVKMYLHAALFPRCSVNGLLLSSSSTGGAVCITDCVPLLHSHLSLAPITQLALTQVDVWCSQTQQRIVGYYQANACVSDSSPTPCALKIADKIAEQFDGAVLLMLDGSKMSADYRVPPIVMYERKDSRWTLKDKHTIMMRQWEETRAVASQLLDTGDHMTLVDFDSHLDDITRDWTNQKLNHKISELSCPANGTI
- the irf9 gene encoding interferon regulatory factor 9, with amino-acid sequence MVVGKVRSTRKLRAWMVEQVNSGKYPGVVWDDEDKTMFRIPWKHAGKQDFRKDEDAAIFKAWAQYKGKLTDEELNNPASWKTRLRCALNKSPEFSEVNERAQLDISEPYKVYRLVPVNEQSLTPPEKKIRERSGRKQKRRSADQSEPELKHIKTEECSPETSLQFTEVFLPSEIPVESEETVTNHIPRPSEEMDEITLDVRIEETVPSAQTGTDSFRVVVQYLGQEVVRQQVCSSDVRIQYLRSPLCPPSSVPQGAQFPRVPLPDPGLSLGHGEELAALHTLLPFMEKGILLTSTKRGVYGKRFCQGRVFWTGPHSEQGLHKMERNTEPVLLFCKETFKQQLELFCANGGERPQCSFTLCFGEELSEAEDTSKKLIIVQIGLPWAEQQVENFESIVRSINFLQTLADQSPMREITLDLEPVD